A segment of the Candidatus Sumerlaea chitinivorans genome:
ATCGCCGGTATGCACACGCGCCCGCTCCTCCAGTAAGCGGCCGAGCAACACGAACACGGTGATCAGACTTGCGGATTCAAAATACGTGTGGGGGGTCACTCCAAGAGCACGCCACCATTGCGGCATCACTACCGCTGCCACACTGTAGAGGTAGGCTGTACCCGTGCCAAGCGCCACGAGCACATTCATATCCGGCGATCGTGAGCGCAATGCTTTGAATGCACCCACGAAAAAACCCCGGCCCGCCCAGAGAACAACTGGACTAGCCAAACCGATGAGCAGCCAGTCACGATAAGGAAATCGGAGGTGCGCCATTTCCACCCCCACAATCGGCAGGGACAAAAGAATTGCTGCAATGAGCTCGTACTTGCGAGCACGCCAACGTCGTCGCTCAGCTTCTGACATATCGAGAGGCTGCGCGTCCGTGCTTGGCTCGACCACTTCATAACCAAGATCGCGGATCCGCTGCTTAAGTACTTCGCGTGCTACCTTGCCTGGTTGAAAGCAAATCCCCACTTCGCGAGTGGCCAAATTGACCTGAACGGACTCGACTCCTTCGAGTTCACCCACTCCCCGTTCAATCCGCCGCACGCACGAGGCACAGTGGATTCCATCCACTCGCCAAGTCACGGATGTTGTGGAGCCTTTGGATTGATCGTGGCCAGCGATGCGCGTTTCCTCCTTCATCCTACTTCCCGCTCCAAGCTATCAGCTAATTGCTGCTTCTCATACAATCGCGCATACAGCCCCCCTAACGCAAGCAAAGCCTCATGGTTTCCTTGCTCGACAATCTCTCCGCCATCGAGCACAATGATATTGTCGCAGTGCATCACCGCGGAGATGCGGTGCGCGATCACGATGGTGGTGCGCTGACGCATGATTTCGCGAAGCGACTCGATGATGCGCGCTTCGGTTTCCGTGTCCACCGCCGACAGTGCATCGTCGAGGATGAGTATCTCCGGATCGCGCAGAATGGCCCGCGCCAGCGCAGTTCGCTGCTTCTGCCCACCGGACAAATTAATGCCACGCTCCCCAAGCATTGTGTCGTAGCCGTGGGGGAACTGCTCGATCTCGTGCGCAATGTGGGCCAGTCGTGCGACTTCGATGATTTGCTCGCGAGTCGCCGTAGGCGCCCCGAAGGCTATGTTATTCGCGATCGTATCGCTGAAAAGGAAAGGTTCCTGAAACACAATCCCGAGGCGCTTGCGAAGCTCCGTGGCGGGAATTTCACACACGTCCGCTCCCCCAACAAAAAGCTGACCGGGGGGTGTTGGGTATATCTTTGCGATCAATAACGCAAGAGTGGATTTGCCACTGCCAGTTGGTCCCACGACTCCCAACGAAGAGCCCGCTGGGACTTTAAGCGTAATGCCCCGTAGAGCAGGCGGACGATCCGGAGTATAGCGAAACGTCAGGTTGCGAAACTCCACCGAGGAGTCCTGAGGCAAGGAGACTCGTCCGGCACGAGACCCTAACGCAGGGTCATCCTCCAACACCATCACCTCGCGGATGCGTTCCATAGAGGCGGCGCCCCGCTGCAGCAAGCTCACCGTCCAGCCAAACGCCATCATCGGCCAGAACAACATGAGCTGAATCAGCGAAAACTCCACAAGGCGTCCGACGGTGATTCGCCCCGTTACCACGTGGCTCGCACCGGCCCAGAGGAGGACGACCACTGCCACACCCGCAATCGTGTGCAACATTGGGAAGAAGGCGGATTGAATCTTCGCAAGGCTCATATTCCGCCGCACGTACTCATCGTTGAGCTGATCGAAAAGACGGATTTGAGGCTCCTCTTGGCAAAAGGCTTTTACCACCCGTACCCCAGCAAGGTTTTCTTGGACCATCGCGCTAATCACCGAATAATGATCCTGAACCCGCCGAAAACGCTGATGGATTCGGTTCCCGTAATAGTTGACGACAAATGGCAGCGCGGCCATAGGAAGCATCGCCACAACTGTCAGAAGAGGATCGATGCGAAGCATTTGAAAGATCGCGATTGGAAAGAGGATGGCAGAGTTGGAAAACTGCAAAACCCCAGGCCCCAGCACCATCCGCACCGCTTCCACGTCATTCGTGACTTTGCTAATTAAATCCCCTGTCCGCTGGTGATCGTAGTAGCTCGGAGGCAGCCGGAGTAGCTTTTCATAGATGTCGTTACGAAAGCGGTATTCGATATCGCGCGAGGCCCCCACAATGAGCAATCGCATGAAAAGACGACACACAGCCAAGATCAGAGTAAAGCCAACAACCCACAAGGCGTAGTTGACAAAATCCCGAGCGTTCGCGCTTCCCAGCTTGATGGCGTCTGAGGCCTGCCCCACCACCGCGGCAACGCGGACCTGATAGTAGTTTGCTCCCACCAAAAGCAGGACGCCACCCGTGATACGCCACCAGTGCTTCCGCAGGTAAGGTCGCAAACCATGATAGAGGCTTGAGTAGGCCATGACGTGTTAGTTAGCCAGCCAATTGGATGCAAAAGTCGTGACGCAAATCCACCGCCCATTCCCACGGCGCTCCATCCCCCTTCCAGACCCCACCTTCTTCCTCACCGGGT
Coding sequences within it:
- a CDS encoding Lipid A export ATP-binding/permease protein MsbA, with amino-acid sequence MAYSSLYHGLRPYLRKHWWRITGGVLLLVGANYYQVRVAAVVGQASDAIKLGSANARDFVNYALWVVGFTLILAVCRLFMRLLIVGASRDIEYRFRNDIYEKLLRLPPSYYDHQRTGDLISKVTNDVEAVRMVLGPGVLQFSNSAILFPIAIFQMLRIDPLLTVVAMLPMAALPFVVNYYGNRIHQRFRRVQDHYSVISAMVQENLAGVRVVKAFCQEEPQIRLFDQLNDEYVRRNMSLAKIQSAFFPMLHTIAGVAVVVLLWAGASHVVTGRITVGRLVEFSLIQLMLFWPMMAFGWTVSLLQRGAASMERIREVMVLEDDPALGSRAGRVSLPQDSSVEFRNLTFRYTPDRPPALRGITLKVPAGSSLGVVGPTGSGKSTLALLIAKIYPTPPGQLFVGGADVCEIPATELRKRLGIVFQEPFLFSDTIANNIAFGAPTATREQIIEVARLAHIAHEIEQFPHGYDTMLGERGINLSGGQKQRTALARAILRDPEILILDDALSAVDTETEARIIESLREIMRQRTTIVIAHRISAVMHCDNIIVLDGGEIVEQGNHEALLALGGLYARLYEKQQLADSLEREVG